In one Bacillus sp. PK3_68 genomic region, the following are encoded:
- a CDS encoding YsnF/AvaK domain-containing protein: protein MNNNKKFIGVFDNQSEVITKIDQLKAEGYAEADIYAVAKNADNISMVRGRTGVEVESANTGGSWMDKFMAFLSGEDEVRGGLRNMGLEDTEVDRYYNDIDNGKILLYVDREYDQLYRDHTLTDSADANLGANTLGMNDVAADGQVEGVRADRAPELDVNSLHASADLNDDLTDEQRLRLREERLEVDKERIQKGEVYVEKEVVEEPRTINVNVERDEVYVERRPVNDAVSAQDSSPIVGEDDTIRIPITEERVEVTKKPVVSEELIIGKRKVQDTETVSDTVKREEAHIAKEGDIEVEGRDMDDPLLNRYHDDNSKDHLDQHDRY, encoded by the coding sequence ATGAATAACAATAAAAAATTTATCGGCGTTTTTGACAACCAGTCAGAAGTTATTACAAAAATTGATCAACTAAAAGCAGAAGGATACGCAGAAGCAGACATTTATGCGGTCGCTAAAAATGCGGATAATATTTCTATGGTAAGAGGACGTACAGGAGTAGAAGTAGAATCAGCCAATACAGGCGGTTCATGGATGGATAAATTTATGGCTTTTCTATCCGGAGAGGATGAAGTAAGAGGCGGATTAAGAAACATGGGATTAGAGGATACAGAAGTCGATCGTTATTACAATGACATTGACAATGGAAAGATCCTTCTTTACGTAGACAGAGAGTACGATCAACTATATCGTGATCATACTTTAACAGATAGTGCAGATGCTAATCTTGGAGCTAATACTCTCGGTATGAATGATGTGGCAGCAGATGGCCAGGTAGAAGGCGTCCGCGCTGATAGAGCACCGGAGCTTGATGTAAACAGCCTACATGCAAGTGCAGATTTGAACGATGACTTAACCGATGAACAACGCCTTCGCCTTCGCGAGGAACGCCTTGAAGTAGACAAAGAGCGTATCCAAAAAGGCGAAGTCTACGTGGAAAAAGAGGTCGTAGAAGAGCCACGCACAATTAACGTTAATGTAGAGCGCGATGAGGTGTACGTGGAGCGCCGTCCAGTGAATGATGCTGTTTCCGCACAAGACTCTTCTCCTATTGTTGGTGAGGATGACACCATTCGCATTCCTATCACTGAAGAACGTGTGGAAGTAACTAAGAAACCCGTTGTTTCTGAGGAATTAATTATCGGCAAACGCAAAGTGCAGGACACAGAAACAGTGAGTGATACTGTTAAACGCGAAGAAGCACATATTGCTAAAGAAGGAGATATCGAGGTAGAAGGCCGCGATATGGATGATCCCCTTCTCAACAGATACCATGACGACAATTCAAAGGACCATTTAGATCAACACGATCGTTATTAA
- a CDS encoding general stress protein has protein sequence MSNKKVIGLCSSEIDAIRRIEELKVEGYETDQLYAVTKDADFHLMLQNRSGATVTSAGPSITEKVKAIFSKEKPVKEYLLEFGLSEKDAETYYKNVEDDLILLVTDEEGAEETLHSAAEAAAGSDEAPLPDKEEAERRQFIQERHKTEDKTDEFPVVDTSPLPPDQQSLYRNYQ, from the coding sequence ATGTCCAACAAAAAAGTCATTGGTTTATGCAGCAGTGAAATTGATGCCATTCGCCGAATTGAAGAATTGAAAGTAGAGGGATATGAGACTGATCAGCTGTACGCTGTCACCAAAGATGCCGACTTTCATTTAATGCTTCAAAACCGATCAGGAGCGACAGTCACTTCTGCCGGGCCATCGATCACCGAGAAAGTGAAAGCCATATTTTCAAAAGAAAAACCTGTAAAAGAGTACCTGCTTGAGTTTGGTTTATCTGAAAAAGACGCGGAGACCTATTACAAAAACGTAGAAGATGATTTGATTTTACTTGTAACTGATGAAGAAGGTGCTGAAGAAACTCTCCATTCTGCTGCTGAAGCGGCTGCGGGATCAGATGAGGCACCTCTTCCTGACAAAGAAGAAGCGGAAAGACGCCAGTTTATTCAGGAGCGACATAAGACAGAGGATAAAACAGACGAATTCCCGGTAGTAGATACCTCTCCTCTTCCGCCTGACCAGCAATCACTTTACAGAAATTACCAGTAA
- the rraA gene encoding ribonuclease E activity regulator RraA: MMVETGIKTADLCDDFAKELSVCYLDLKSYGGKKRFSGPISTVKVFEDNVLVKRALQTIPEGHVLVVDGGGSKRCALLGDRLGEIAQERKLAGVIVNGCVRDTAELEKLTIGILALGSNPLKSIKRGEGEENLIVTFGEIKWVPGHYVYADEDGVVVAEKPLKTQ; encoded by the coding sequence ATGATGGTTGAAACAGGTATAAAAACAGCTGATTTATGTGATGACTTTGCTAAAGAGTTAAGTGTTTGCTACCTCGATTTGAAATCTTATGGAGGAAAAAAGCGTTTTTCTGGCCCTATTTCTACTGTGAAGGTCTTTGAGGACAATGTGCTTGTGAAAAGAGCACTGCAAACTATTCCAGAGGGGCATGTTTTAGTAGTGGATGGGGGCGGTTCAAAAAGATGCGCGCTGCTCGGTGACCGTTTAGGGGAAATTGCCCAAGAGAGAAAGCTTGCTGGCGTCATTGTTAATGGTTGTGTGCGTGATACAGCTGAGCTGGAAAAATTAACAATAGGCATATTAGCTTTGGGCAGCAACCCGTTGAAGAGTATAAAACGGGGAGAAGGAGAAGAGAATCTCATCGTAACGTTCGGCGAGATAAAATGGGTCCCTGGTCATTATGTGTATGCCGACGAAGATGGGGTGGTTGTTGCCGAAAAGCCTTTAAAAACCCAATGA
- a CDS encoding MFS transporter, with protein sequence MKIREWDHSLKVRLIGESIMNITFWMFFPFLAIYFADEFGKGKAGLLLILSQLFSVIANLTGGYCADRFGRKRMMVLSSFGQGLSFLLFAFANSPWYDSAFIGFFAFSIASIFGSLYWPASQAMVADVVEEKDRSDVFAVFYTSINIAVVIGPILGGIFFFTYRFELMIFAALTCFLLAFVLFKWTDETNPRSSQSIETENRKWYDVLVDQVKDYHVIVRDKIFMLFIIAGVLSAQTFMQLDLLIPVYTKETIDVQTIFSFGDWTLSINGERAFGVLVSENGLLVALFTVGISKWVSRFYAKNVFAVSSILYAVSMWVFGLTDWFWGLVIAMVIFTLGELLIVGLQQSFISVLAPEHMRGQYFAAASLRYTIGRMIAPAAIPLTIWAGYFWTFTIIALLSLASAALYYYMFILYGQQKAESAPR encoded by the coding sequence ATGAAGATAAGGGAATGGGATCATAGCTTAAAAGTTCGTTTGATCGGGGAAAGCATCATGAATATTACCTTTTGGATGTTTTTCCCTTTCCTCGCTATTTACTTTGCGGATGAGTTTGGAAAAGGGAAAGCTGGGCTCCTCCTGATCCTTTCGCAATTATTTTCTGTGATTGCTAATCTGACTGGCGGCTATTGTGCAGACCGGTTCGGCAGAAAGCGAATGATGGTATTATCTTCTTTTGGCCAAGGACTTTCCTTTCTGCTTTTTGCTTTTGCCAATTCGCCATGGTATGACTCGGCATTTATTGGCTTTTTTGCTTTTTCGATTGCGAGTATATTCGGTTCTCTTTATTGGCCGGCAAGCCAGGCTATGGTAGCCGATGTGGTGGAGGAAAAAGATCGAAGCGATGTATTCGCTGTTTTCTACACTTCTATTAATATCGCTGTTGTCATTGGTCCAATTCTTGGCGGAATTTTCTTTTTCACTTATAGATTTGAATTGATGATCTTTGCGGCATTGACTTGTTTCCTGCTTGCTTTTGTACTGTTTAAATGGACAGATGAAACAAATCCACGCTCTTCACAATCCATAGAGACAGAAAATAGAAAGTGGTATGATGTGCTTGTTGATCAAGTAAAAGATTACCATGTGATCGTGAGAGACAAAATTTTTATGCTGTTTATTATTGCTGGGGTTTTAAGCGCACAGACCTTCATGCAGCTTGATCTGCTCATCCCTGTCTATACAAAAGAAACGATCGATGTCCAAACGATCTTTTCTTTTGGCGATTGGACTTTATCTATTAACGGCGAAAGAGCGTTTGGGGTTCTTGTCTCAGAAAATGGACTGCTCGTTGCTCTTTTCACTGTCGGCATTTCTAAATGGGTGTCCCGTTTTTATGCAAAAAATGTATTTGCTGTTTCTTCTATTCTATATGCGGTTTCTATGTGGGTATTTGGATTAACTGATTGGTTTTGGGGATTGGTTATAGCCATGGTGATATTTACTCTTGGAGAGCTCTTAATCGTTGGCCTTCAGCAAAGTTTCATTTCAGTCCTGGCCCCTGAACATATGCGGGGACAATATTTTGCAGCGGCTAGCCTGCGCTATACAATCGGCCGAATGATCGCTCCTGCAGCGATCCCATTGACGATTTGGGCCGGCTATTTTTGGACATTCACTATTATTGCCCTTCTTTCTTTAGCAAGCGCGGCTCTCTACTATTATATGTTTATCCTTTACGGTCAACAAAAAGCAGAGTCAGCCCCTCGCTAG
- a CDS encoding biotin transporter BioY, which yields MKAYEVVICALFAALMAIGANASSFLIIGGVPVTLQLMFAIIAGGLLGSRLGSLSMAVYLFIGLAGAPVFAQFKGGPASIFSPTFGFILSFIVVAYIAGKLLIDPHKKTSYLYAGVASILFNYLIGTNYMYAAFRWWAEAPEGFSYSMAWSWMAVYLPLDIGVTILSLSVLPKIRSALGHQSAPVVKE from the coding sequence ATGAAGGCCTACGAGGTTGTAATTTGTGCTCTTTTTGCGGCGCTTATGGCCATCGGTGCGAACGCCTCATCTTTTTTAATAATTGGTGGCGTACCTGTTACCCTGCAATTAATGTTTGCCATTATAGCCGGAGGATTGCTCGGCAGCCGACTTGGCTCTTTATCGATGGCCGTCTATCTGTTTATCGGGCTTGCGGGTGCACCGGTATTCGCTCAGTTTAAAGGAGGTCCTGCAAGCATTTTCAGCCCGACGTTCGGATTTATTCTCTCTTTTATTGTAGTAGCTTACATCGCTGGAAAGCTGCTCATAGACCCACATAAAAAAACAAGTTACCTGTATGCCGGTGTAGCTTCTATTCTTTTCAATTACTTAATTGGCACCAACTATATGTACGCTGCGTTCAGGTGGTGGGCCGAAGCTCCAGAAGGCTTCAGCTATTCAATGGCCTGGTCATGGATGGCTGTCTATCTTCCATTGGACATCGGGGTGACGATTCTCTCTCTTTCTGTCCTTCCTAAAATCCGTTCAGCATTAGGCCATCAAAGCGCTCCGGTCGTAAAGGAATAA
- the bioD gene encoding dethiobiotin synthase yields MPGIFIAGTDTDAGKTIATLLLAHGLIERKVTARPYKPIQSGAEWKDGEWKAPDTEMYHLLPETRGERLYTYLFKKASSPHLAAEEEAAIIDEQVIIEEIRRRASKSTLLLVEGAGGLYVPLNRKGRCMVDVMEETGLPVVIAARAGLGTINHTILTIEAIQKRGLPITGVVFSSTVPGEKSIERDNFRVIHELSGLPIIGHIPFIKDIDHSLRESRYRSEIVRDWKFDRLMEGINSEYKTFI; encoded by the coding sequence ATGCCCGGAATCTTTATTGCAGGAACGGATACAGATGCAGGCAAGACCATTGCGACATTATTACTTGCTCATGGATTAATCGAAAGGAAAGTGACAGCCAGGCCATATAAGCCGATACAGAGTGGAGCTGAGTGGAAAGATGGTGAGTGGAAGGCACCAGATACTGAAATGTATCATCTGCTTCCAGAAACGAGAGGAGAAAGATTATATACATATTTATTCAAAAAAGCAAGCTCCCCTCATTTGGCAGCTGAGGAAGAAGCAGCAATTATTGATGAACAAGTAATTATAGAGGAAATTAGAAGACGTGCGTCCAAATCGACACTTTTGCTTGTTGAAGGGGCAGGCGGATTATACGTGCCACTGAATAGGAAAGGCAGGTGTATGGTTGATGTGATGGAGGAAACGGGATTACCGGTAGTGATTGCCGCCAGGGCAGGACTTGGAACGATTAATCATACGATACTGACGATAGAAGCTATCCAAAAGAGAGGGTTGCCGATAACTGGAGTCGTATTTTCGAGTACAGTGCCCGGAGAGAAAAGCATAGAGCGGGATAACTTCCGGGTCATTCATGAACTGTCGGGACTGCCTATCATTGGACATATTCCATTTATAAAAGATATTGATCATTCTCTTAGGGAGAGCCGTTATCGTTCTGAAATTGTGAGGGATTGGAAGTTTGATAGACTGATGGAGGGGATTAATAGTGAATACAAAACGTTTATATGA
- the bioA gene encoding adenosylmethionine--8-amino-7-oxononanoate transaminase, with protein MWLPFTQMKDYEEAPLIIESGEGIRLRDIHGNEYFDGYSSLWLNVHGHRRPEIDEAVKEQLGRIAHSTLLGAANVPSIQLAEKLIQISPENLTRVFYSDSGAESVEIAIKMAYQYWQNKGRTEKTKFVTLTNGYHGDTVGAISVGSIDIYHRVYSALMFHSFALPFPSAKWHPSGNEQTAKEDSLSEIHDLFEKNHEQISGLIVESMVQGAGGMHIMPVGYLKELEQLCRKFNVLFIVDEVATGFGRTGKMFAVEHEGVLPDIMTMAKGITGGYLPIAATLTTEEVYQAFYGEYTEMKTFFHGHSYTGNQLGCAAALANLDIFEKEGLVEQAAKKAEYVERLMAEINELPHVGEIRQLGLMCGIELVKDKKTKEPFPFEERMVYRATLRMRELGMLTRPLGDTIVFMPPLASSYEELTKMLQITKQAIVETLNVKVHTK; from the coding sequence ATGTGGCTTCCTTTTACACAAATGAAGGATTACGAAGAAGCTCCCCTTATTATAGAGAGCGGCGAAGGCATCCGGCTAAGAGACATCCACGGCAATGAATATTTCGATGGCTATTCTTCCTTATGGCTAAATGTACACGGTCACCGACGTCCAGAAATTGATGAGGCGGTGAAAGAGCAGCTTGGACGAATTGCCCATTCAACCTTACTTGGAGCGGCAAATGTGCCATCCATTCAGTTGGCTGAGAAACTTATCCAGATTTCTCCGGAAAACTTAACACGCGTATTTTATTCGGACAGCGGAGCAGAGTCAGTGGAAATAGCCATAAAGATGGCGTACCAATATTGGCAAAATAAAGGCAGGACTGAAAAAACAAAGTTTGTCACATTGACAAACGGTTATCACGGCGATACAGTCGGTGCGATCAGCGTGGGCTCAATCGACATTTATCACCGCGTGTACAGCGCATTAATGTTCCATTCATTCGCCCTCCCCTTCCCGTCAGCAAAATGGCATCCTTCCGGCAATGAACAAACGGCTAAAGAAGATTCACTTTCAGAAATACATGACTTATTTGAAAAGAATCATGAACAGATCTCCGGACTAATTGTTGAGTCAATGGTACAGGGGGCGGGTGGTATGCACATCATGCCAGTCGGGTACTTAAAGGAGCTTGAACAGCTTTGTCGAAAGTTTAATGTGCTTTTTATTGTGGATGAGGTGGCGACTGGATTTGGGCGCACGGGAAAAATGTTCGCTGTGGAACATGAAGGTGTTTTGCCAGATATCATGACAATGGCAAAAGGAATTACCGGTGGATATTTACCGATTGCAGCTACATTAACAACAGAAGAAGTATACCAGGCATTTTACGGGGAATATACCGAAATGAAAACTTTTTTCCATGGACATTCTTATACGGGCAACCAGCTCGGCTGTGCAGCAGCTTTGGCCAATCTTGATATTTTCGAAAAAGAAGGGCTTGTTGAGCAAGCTGCTAAAAAAGCAGAATATGTTGAGAGGTTGATGGCTGAAATAAATGAACTGCCACACGTCGGTGAGATTCGACAGCTTGGTTTAATGTGCGGAATTGAACTAGTGAAAGATAAAAAGACCAAAGAACCTTTTCCGTTTGAAGAGAGAATGGTTTATCGGGCAACATTGCGAATGCGTGAATTGGGGATGCTGACGAGACCGCTTGGTGACACGATCGTTTTTATGCCGCCGCTAGCTTCCAGCTACGAGGAGCTGACTAAAATGCTTCAAATTACAAAGCAAGCCATTGTGGAAACGCTGAATGTGAAGGTTCATACTAAATAA
- a CDS encoding ABC transporter substrate-binding protein, translating into MNKLSQYTLSFVLAAGLLAGCGTDKAETGKEEKADQPKESQEEAFPVTIKDAEGKDVVIEEKPKRIVSLIPSNTEIAYKLDLGDEIVGVSDNDNYPKEVNAKEKVGGMEYNIEKIIGLDTDLVLAHGSSAHNSKEGLKQLEEAGIDVLVVNDAQNFDQVYDSIEMIGKATGTTEKAEDVVEEMKDGLSKIEEKAKTIKKEEEKSVFIEVSPAPDIFTPGKNTFMQEMLDLIHAKNAAADQKGWVQMTEEAIIKKNPDVIITTHGYYTKKPIEEVLSRKGWENMTAVKNKDVHDVNADLVNRTGPRLVEGVEELAEAIYPDVFKK; encoded by the coding sequence ATGAACAAATTATCTCAGTACACATTATCCTTCGTACTGGCTGCTGGCCTGCTTGCCGGCTGCGGAACGGATAAAGCAGAAACTGGAAAAGAAGAAAAAGCAGATCAGCCAAAAGAGAGTCAAGAAGAAGCCTTTCCGGTAACGATAAAGGATGCGGAAGGAAAAGATGTCGTTATTGAAGAAAAACCGAAACGAATTGTTTCTCTAATTCCGAGCAATACCGAAATTGCTTATAAACTCGATTTAGGTGATGAAATTGTCGGGGTATCAGACAACGACAATTACCCGAAAGAGGTGAACGCCAAAGAAAAAGTTGGCGGCATGGAGTATAACATTGAAAAAATCATTGGGCTTGATACGGATCTCGTATTGGCACATGGTTCCAGTGCCCACAACTCAAAAGAGGGATTGAAGCAACTGGAAGAAGCGGGAATCGATGTACTTGTCGTTAATGATGCCCAAAATTTTGATCAAGTATACGACTCAATTGAAATGATCGGCAAGGCGACAGGAACAACTGAAAAAGCAGAAGACGTAGTAGAAGAAATGAAAGACGGTCTATCAAAAATCGAGGAAAAAGCGAAAACTATTAAAAAAGAAGAGGAAAAAAGTGTATTTATTGAAGTATCACCGGCTCCAGACATTTTCACACCAGGAAAAAATACATTTATGCAGGAAATGCTTGATCTGATTCATGCGAAAAATGCTGCTGCCGATCAGAAGGGCTGGGTGCAAATGACAGAGGAAGCGATTATCAAGAAGAATCCTGACGTAATCATTACTACGCATGGCTACTACACAAAAAAACCGATTGAAGAGGTACTCAGCCGCAAAGGATGGGAAAACATGACTGCCGTTAAAAACAAGGATGTCCATGATGTGAATGCTGACCTCGTCAACCGAACAGGCCCGCGTCTTGTTGAAGGAGTAGAAGAACTTGCCGAAGCGATCTATCCAGATGTTTTTAAGAAATAA
- a CDS encoding iron ABC transporter permease, protein MPKRSIQMFLRNKSSAYLLVLAFFITAVFAGISIGTIQVPFRDIAFLLSHHFFGTPLEGVDSSFDNIVWKIRFPRVLLAGLIGASLAVAGAAFQGLLRNPLADPYTLGVSSGASAGAVMVLFFNMQLPWLSGFTLPVVSIVTSIITIFIVVLFAQAIERSLKVETIILTGIIFSSFLGALISLMIALTGEELRQIIGWLLGSVSMRGWDYIQLILPFFLVGTLLLIIHAAELNAMSFGEEKAQHLGVNVRRKKMIVLVAGSVLTGAAVAVSGTIGFVGLVIPHFIRLIWGPDHRHLLPLSMLAGAGFLILADLVARTIISPTELPIGVITSIIGAPVFAIILLRKHRKGRGTA, encoded by the coding sequence TTGCCGAAGCGATCTATCCAGATGTTTTTAAGAAATAAAAGCTCGGCTTACTTGTTAGTTTTGGCTTTTTTTATTACGGCTGTATTTGCAGGTATCTCGATCGGAACGATCCAAGTTCCGTTTCGGGATATCGCTTTCTTATTATCCCATCATTTTTTTGGAACGCCACTTGAGGGAGTCGATTCCTCTTTTGATAACATCGTGTGGAAGATCAGATTTCCGAGAGTATTGTTGGCCGGTCTTATAGGAGCCTCTCTAGCGGTAGCGGGTGCTGCTTTTCAAGGGCTGCTGCGTAATCCTCTGGCAGACCCTTATACACTCGGTGTATCTTCGGGTGCTTCCGCAGGCGCTGTTATGGTGCTGTTTTTTAATATGCAGCTCCCTTGGCTTTCCGGATTTACCCTGCCCGTTGTTAGTATTGTGACTTCGATTATAACCATTTTCATCGTTGTTTTGTTCGCCCAGGCGATTGAACGGTCACTTAAAGTAGAAACTATCATTCTAACAGGGATTATTTTTAGCTCTTTTTTAGGTGCGTTGATCTCACTAATGATTGCTTTGACCGGTGAGGAATTGCGGCAAATTATCGGATGGCTGCTTGGGAGTGTATCAATGAGAGGCTGGGATTATATTCAACTTATTTTGCCCTTTTTTTTGGTGGGCACTTTACTGTTAATTATCCACGCGGCTGAATTAAATGCGATGTCGTTCGGCGAAGAGAAAGCCCAGCATTTAGGTGTGAATGTCCGTCGAAAAAAAATGATCGTGCTAGTTGCCGGCTCGGTATTAACAGGAGCAGCTGTAGCTGTTTCAGGAACTATTGGTTTCGTCGGATTGGTCATCCCTCATTTTATCCGCTTAATTTGGGGGCCGGATCACCGCCATTTACTGCCGCTGTCCATGCTTGCAGGCGCTGGCTTTTTAATTCTGGCTGATTTGGTAGCCCGCACAATTATTTCTCCGACTGAATTACCAATTGGCGTTATTACTTCTATTATTGGTGCACCGGTATTCGCTATCATTCTGCTTCGCAAGCACAGGAAAGGAAGGGGAACAGCATGA
- a CDS encoding adenosylcobinamide amidohydrolase translates to MIEIEQLSGGYDGKLIVRKLSFSVQKGELFGILGPNGSGKTTLLKMISGIVPISSGSIEIEGKKMTDYTPKELAKRLAVLPQMTPQAFSYTVKETVSLGRYAHQSGIFPVWREEDERAVIKAMEQTGTKQFAEVSIEELSGGERQRVFLAQALAQEPEILLLDEPTNHLDLSFQKELLDLLKKMANETGLTVISIFHDLNLASLYCDRLLLMEEGKRHGLGIPSEVLKEEPVQQVYKTAIHQRPHPEVPKPQMSILPEKTAEEEVEVRVDQACIKRTDEYITLEAPILLKTLSAGVIGAGWGWHRSFVNRHVDKNYWHDSYKEDMKEFLKRYHFDINETVGMMTAVHLHTAACRFVQVEDISVLAVVTAGVGNAIDVSRAVEHNRAFLPGTINTWVFANGHLSEEAFVQSVMTATEAKVKALFDKEVKDPLTKSQATGTSTDSVLIAATQRGAHQAFAGTISPLGQAIGKAVYECTIEALENNRTGERST, encoded by the coding sequence ATGATCGAGATAGAACAGCTTAGCGGCGGCTATGACGGCAAGCTTATCGTCCGTAAATTGTCTTTTTCCGTCCAAAAAGGAGAGCTTTTTGGCATCTTAGGTCCCAATGGAAGCGGCAAGACAACGCTGTTAAAAATGATAAGCGGCATTGTCCCTATAAGCAGTGGTTCCATAGAAATAGAAGGCAAAAAAATGACAGATTATACACCAAAAGAACTGGCTAAACGGCTTGCTGTTCTTCCACAAATGACCCCGCAAGCCTTTTCGTACACTGTAAAAGAAACAGTTTCTCTCGGGCGATATGCACATCAAAGCGGCATCTTTCCAGTATGGAGAGAAGAAGATGAGCGGGCTGTTATCAAGGCGATGGAGCAAACGGGCACAAAGCAATTTGCGGAAGTTTCCATCGAGGAATTGTCTGGCGGCGAGCGTCAACGCGTCTTTCTCGCTCAGGCCCTTGCCCAGGAACCGGAAATTTTGCTGTTGGATGAACCAACAAACCATTTGGATTTATCTTTTCAAAAAGAACTGCTTGATTTATTAAAGAAAATGGCGAATGAAACAGGATTAACTGTTATCTCCATTTTTCACGATTTAAATCTCGCCTCTCTTTATTGTGACAGATTGCTGCTTATGGAAGAGGGAAAGAGGCACGGTCTTGGTATTCCGAGCGAAGTGTTGAAAGAGGAGCCGGTTCAGCAAGTATATAAAACGGCTATTCATCAGCGTCCCCATCCAGAAGTGCCGAAGCCGCAGATGAGTATTCTTCCTGAAAAAACAGCTGAGGAAGAAGTGGAAGTGCGAGTGGACCAAGCATGCATCAAGAGAACTGATGAATATATTACACTTGAAGCTCCGATTCTGTTAAAAACACTATCGGCAGGAGTAATCGGTGCTGGCTGGGGATGGCATCGCAGTTTTGTGAACCGCCACGTAGATAAAAACTATTGGCATGACTCTTATAAGGAAGACATGAAAGAGTTTCTAAAGCGCTATCACTTTGATATTAACGAGACTGTGGGAATGATGACAGCTGTTCATCTTCATACGGCAGCCTGCCGGTTTGTGCAAGTAGAAGATATTTCGGTTCTTGCAGTTGTTACAGCCGGGGTCGGCAATGCCATTGATGTTTCGCGGGCTGTAGAACATAATCGGGCTTTTTTGCCGGGTACGATTAATACATGGGTATTTGCGAATGGCCATTTATCAGAGGAAGCGTTTGTTCAGTCAGTGATGACGGCAACAGAAGCAAAAGTAAAGGCTCTATTCGATAAGGAAGTAAAAGATCCGCTAACGAAGTCCCAGGCAACAGGCACCTCTACTGACAGCGTCTTGATTGCCGCCACCCAGCGCGGGGCGCATCAGGCATTTGCTGGTACGATTTCTCCGCTTGGACAGGCGATCGGGAAAGCGGTGTATGAATGTACGATAGAAGCCTTGGAGAATAACAGAACAGGAGAGAGGAGTACATGA
- the cbiB gene encoding adenosylcobinamide-phosphate synthase CbiB: protein MIYHLLAATLAFFIDRLVGDPPHLPHPVRWIGSLIYFLEKRLNQGTARRRKGVIMLVIVLIVTGSLSYLFIFCFYSLHPAAGVAAEAAVIASAIACRSLKEAGISVYEPLQKGDMEEARMKLSYIVGRDTEHLDEGEITRGAIETVAENTSDGVTAPLFWALIGGAAGAMIYRAINTCDSMVGYKNDRYGQFGWASARLDDLVNWLPARLTSLLMVLSFPESNYSKKQVWQIVRRDAKKHPSPNSGWCEAAVAGLLGIELGGINRYKGRVSHRAEMGEPLKQKTAEHILLTNRIMERSSLLFLLMMWIGGVIYEMARTWL, encoded by the coding sequence ATGATTTATCATCTCCTGGCTGCTACGCTTGCTTTTTTCATTGACCGCCTAGTCGGAGATCCGCCGCATCTTCCGCATCCAGTCCGCTGGATAGGCTCCCTTATTTACTTTTTGGAAAAGCGTCTCAATCAAGGAACTGCCAGGCGGAGAAAAGGAGTCATTATGCTTGTTATCGTGCTCATTGTTACGGGAAGCCTCAGCTATTTGTTCATTTTCTGCTTTTATTCTCTTCACCCGGCTGCTGGAGTAGCAGCGGAGGCCGCAGTGATTGCTTCGGCCATTGCTTGCCGCAGCTTAAAAGAGGCGGGGATAAGTGTGTATGAACCGCTGCAAAAAGGGGATATGGAGGAGGCGCGAATGAAGCTTTCCTATATTGTTGGTCGGGATACAGAGCATCTCGATGAAGGGGAAATTACAAGGGGAGCCATCGAGACCGTTGCCGAGAATACAAGCGATGGGGTAACGGCTCCGCTTTTTTGGGCACTTATCGGAGGAGCTGCGGGGGCGATGATCTACCGGGCAATTAACACATGTGATTCAATGGTCGGTTACAAAAATGATCGATATGGACAATTCGGCTGGGCATCTGCTCGTCTGGATGATCTCGTTAACTGGCTGCCAGCCCGCTTAACGAGCTTGTTAATGGTCTTATCTTTTCCCGAAAGCAACTATTCTAAAAAACAAGTATGGCAGATTGTCCGCCGTGATGCGAAAAAGCATCCAAGCCCAAATAGCGGCTGGTGTGAGGCTGCTGTTGCCGGTTTGCTCGGCATCGAGCTTGGCGGAATAAATAGATATAAAGGCCGTGTTTCCCATCGCGCTGAAATGGGAGAACCTTTAAAGCAAAAAACAGCAGAGCATATCCTGCTCACTAATCGGATTATGGAACGGTCCTCTCTTTTATTTTTACTGATGATGTGGATAGGAGGTGTCATTTATGAAATGGCCCGCACATGGCTCTAA